In Pseudomonas grandcourensis, the DNA window GATCAACAGTGCCTGGCGTTCGGCGCCGAGGCTGAGGCTTTTCTGCACGGTATCGCGCAGGCGCACCTGGATCACCATGGCGAAGAGGATGGTGATGGGAAACGCCAGTATCGGGATCACCACCAGCCAGCCACCGAGCAAGCCGATCACCAGCAGCATCAGCAGGCAGAAGGGCAGGTCGATCAGGCTGGTGAGGGTCACGGCGGTGAGGAATTCCCGCAGGCCCTGGAAGTCATGAATGCTTTGGGCGAAGCCACCGATGGTCGCCGGCCGCGCTTTCATCGCCATGCCGGTGATGCGCTCGAACAGGGTGGCCGACAGAATTACATCGGTTTTCTTGCCGGCGGTATCCAGCAAGTGCGCGCGCACGACCCGCAGCACCAACTCGAATGCGGTGCCGATCAGCAGACCGATCGCCAGTACCCACAAGGTCGAAGTGGCCTGGTTCGGCACCACGCGATCGTAGGTCTGCATCACGAACAGCGGCACCATCAGGCCCAGCAGGTTGATCAGGAAGCTGGCCAGGATCGCATCGCTGTACAGCCATTTCGACAACTTCAGCGTATCGCGGAACCAGGCCTGGACCCGAGGTACCAGCGGCGAGCGCAAGTCTTCGAGTTCGTGGCGTGGCCGGGCAAATAACGCCTGGCCACTATAGTGTTCAGCCAGCTCCTCGGGGCTGAGCCATTGTTCGCCGCCGTCGGCTTCACTGGGCAGGATCAGCACCTTGCCGTCCTCGCCATAACGGCGCAGGACGGCCGTTCGGCCGTTGTTGAGCAACAGCAACACGGGCAGGTTGAGCGCGGAAATGTCCTTGAGGTCACGGCGCAGCAAGCGCGCCTGCAAACCGGCCCGGGCCGCTGCACGGGGCAGCAGGTCCAGGCTCAGGCGTTGGTGTGCCATTGGCAGCCCGGCACTGAGGCTGGCGCGACTGACCGTCGCGCCGTGGAGTTTGCAGAGGATCAACAGACCGTCCAGAAGCGGGTCATCGAAGCTCAGGCGCGGATCGACACCGGTGTTGCCGGGTTCCATGCTGGTCATTGAACGCTCCCGCGCACTACTTCATTTCAGGCAGATGAGCTTCGTTTTTCACTTCGGTCTGGGCGATCGCGTCGGCGGGCAGTACGACCCGTTGCTTGCTCAGCAACTGGCCCATGTTCGCCAGGACACGGTACATCGAGAACTCTTCGGTGTAGCGCACTTCGGTGTAGCGACGGTTGGCGTTGTAGAGCTCGTTTTCACTGTCGAGCAGGTCAAGCAGGGTCCGTTGGCCGAGGCCGAACTGATCCTGGTAGGCGATGCGCACGCGCTTGCTGGTGTCGGCGTATTCACGGGCGGTCGGAGTTTGTTTCTTGGCATTGACCATGGCGTTCCAGGCCAGGTGAATGTTCTCGTTGAGCTGGCGCAGGGCATTGTTGCGGATATCCATGGCCTGGTTGATCTTGTGCGAGTCGGAGGCCAGGCGCGCCTTGTCGCTGCCGCCGCGGAACAGGTTGTAGTTCATCACCACGCCGACCCGCCATTCGTTGTCGTGACCTTCGTCACCCTGCACGTTGTTGTTCGCGCCCACTGCCGCCTCGGCGTCGAGGCGCGGGTAGAACGGCGACTTGGCGACTTCGTACTGGCTTTCGGCCGATTGCACGTCGGCCTGGGCGGATTTCAGGTAAGGGTTGTTTTCCACCATGCTCTGCTGGGCTTCGGGCAGGGAGGTGGGGACTTCCCCGCGAATCGATGGCGGGGTTTCGAGTTCATCGGGCATGCGCCCCACAACGGCATAGAAGTTCGACTCGGCATCGGCCAGATCGACTTCGGCGGTGTCGAGGTTGTTTTCCGCCAGTGCCCGGCGAGCGCTGGACTGGTCGGCATCGGCGTTGCTGCCCACGCCGCGCTGGGTGCGCAGGCCGATCTGGTCGTTGACCCGCAAGTGCGCTTGCAGGTTGTTCTTGGCCAGTGTCACCAGTTCGCGGCGCTTGAGGACTTCCAGGTAGACCTCGGTGGTGCGCAGCGCCAGGTCCTGAGCCGTACCCTGAGCGTAATAGGCTCGCGAGTTGACCACGCCTTTGGTGCGTTCGACTTCATTGGATGTGTTGAAACCGTCGAAGAGCATTTGCCGCAGGCGCAATTCGGACTGGGTGTAATTGAGCGTTTCGGTGTGGTGATTGCCGAGCGCCCGGGTATTGGTGTTATCGCTGTACCC includes these proteins:
- a CDS encoding TolC family outer membrane protein; translated protein: MRLLTPLCSAVLLAMACSSQAQAMTLTEAIQSTIATHPELASRVDSRLSADEDVKVAKGGFYPSVDLNAAYGRGYSDNTNTRALGNHHTETLNYTQSELRLRQMLFDGFNTSNEVERTKGVVNSRAYYAQGTAQDLALRTTEVYLEVLKRRELVTLAKNNLQAHLRVNDQIGLRTQRGVGSNADADQSSARRALAENNLDTAEVDLADAESNFYAVVGRMPDELETPPSIRGEVPTSLPEAQQSMVENNPYLKSAQADVQSAESQYEVAKSPFYPRLDAEAAVGANNNVQGDEGHDNEWRVGVVMNYNLFRGGSDKARLASDSHKINQAMDIRNNALRQLNENIHLAWNAMVNAKKQTPTAREYADTSKRVRIAYQDQFGLGQRTLLDLLDSENELYNANRRYTEVRYTEEFSMYRVLANMGQLLSKQRVVLPADAIAQTEVKNEAHLPEMK